A part of Arachis hypogaea cultivar Tifrunner chromosome 12, arahy.Tifrunner.gnm2.J5K5, whole genome shotgun sequence genomic DNA contains:
- the LOC112727099 gene encoding protein NPGR2, giving the protein MRCLQSGEPLGRAVEMVPSSESVATSDCSASGHSCLGGQIGNKKPDTGNIEEAESSLRESGVLNYEEARALLGRYEYQKGNLVAALHVFEGIDIVSVTPKIKDALSKSRERRKRHSQNNDEPQMSVHAVALLLEAVFLKAKSLQVLGRFKEAAQSCKVILDIVESSLPEGLPDNFGAECKLQETLSKAVELLPELWKLADCQREAILSYRRALLHEWNLDAETIAKIQKEFALFLLYSGGEAMPPDLRSQMDGSFVPRNNIEEAILLLMILLRKVTLNRIEWDPSILDHLSFALSVSGDLMILANQLEELLPGTIHRKERFYALALCYYGAGKNVEALDLLRKLLSHREDPRHVPSLLMASKICCENFSVTKDPGVSFARMALENLVGRCNQLENMANFLLGVSLSAYSKLAISDAERVKRQSEALHTLETACKLSRMEDPVVLYHLSLEYAEQRKLDAALHYAKCIVKLEVGSNVKGWLLLSRVLSAQKRFLDAESIINAALDQTGKWDQGDLLRTKAKLQIAQGQLKSAIETYTQLLAVLQVHSKSFGSRNKLFKDKRDQIRNLEVEVWHDLAYVYISLSQWRDAEACLSKSRAIKLYSSTRCHAIGKMYEAKGLYKEALKAFRDALDIDPDHVPSLISTAMVLRHCSDQLNPAVRSFLMDALRHDRFCASAWYNLGLLHKAYGTESAFVEGAECFQAAHSLEESEPVEPFR; this is encoded by the exons ATGAGGTGCCTACAGTCTGGGGAGCCATTAGGAAGAGCAGTTGAAATGGTTCCATCGTCAGAATCTGTTGCGACCAGTGACTGCTCAGCAAGTGGTCATTCTTGCCTTGGTGGACAAATTGGCAACAAGAAGCCTGACACTGGCAATATAGAGGAAGCTGAATCATCCTTACGCGAGAGTGGTGTCTTGAACTATGAG GAAGCTAGAGCTCTGTTAGGAAGATATGAATATCAGAAGGGAAATTTAGTAGCGGCTTTACATGTCTTTGAAGGAATAGATATAGTTTCTGTGACTCCCAAGATTAAAGATGCCCTTTCCAAAAGCCGAGAACGGCGTAAGAGACATTCCCAGAATAATGATGAACCGCAAATGTCTGTACATGCTGTTGCCTTATTGTTGGAAGCTGTCTTCCTAAAAGCAAAATCTTTGCAGGTTCTTGGAAGGTTTAAAG AAGCTGCCCAATCTTGCAAAGTTATTCTGGACATAGTGGAATCTTCATTACCTGAAGGCTTGCCTGATAACTTTGGTgctgaatgtaaattgcaggagaCTTTGAGCAAGGCAGTTGAGCTACTTCCGGAATTATGGAAACTTGCTGATTGTCAACGAGAAGCTATTTTGTCTTACCGGCGAGCACTCCTTCATGAATGGAATCTTGATGCAGAGACGATAGCGAAGATTCAGAAAgaatttgctctttttcttctatATAGTGGCGGAGAAGCAATGCCACCTGATCTTCGTTCCCAAATGGACGGATCGTTTGTGCCTAGAAACAACATTGAAGAGGCTATACTTCTTTTAATGATTTTGCTAAGAAAAGTCACTCTAAATAGAATTGAGTGGGATCCCTCAATTTTGGACCACCTTTCATTTGCTCTATCTGTTTCTGGAGATTTGATGATTTTAGCCAATCAATTGGAAGAATTGCTTCCTGGGACTATCCATCGAAAGGAGAGGTTCTATGCTTTAGCTCTTTGTTATTACGGAGCAGGGAAGAACGTGGAAGCGCTGGATCTTCTTAGAAAACTGCTGAGTCATAGAGAGGACCCAAGACATGTTCCAAGTTTGTTAATGGCTTCTAAGATTTGTTGCGAAAACTTCAGTGTTACAAAAGACCCTGGGGTAAGCTTTGCTCGGATGGCACTTGAGAACTTGGTTGGAAGATGTAATCAGTTAGAAAATATGGCCAATTTCTTACTTGGTGTTTCACTTTCTGCATACTCGAAATTGGCCATTTCTGATGCTGAGAGGGTTAAGAGACAATCTGAAGCACTTCATACCCTTGAAACTGCCTGCAAATTGAGCAGAATGGAAGACCCTGTTGTATTATACCATCTGAGTTTAGAATATGCTGAGCAACGGAAGTTGGATGCTGCACTTCATTATGCTAAGTGCATTGTAAAACTTGAAGTTGGCTCTAATGTTAAAGGTTGGTTACTGTTATCTAGGGTATTATCCGCACAAAAGCGGTTCTTGGATGCCGAATCTATTATCAATGCTGCTTTGGATCAGACTGGGAAATGGGATCAAGGTGATTTGTTACGAACAAAGGCGAAACTTCAGATTGCTCAGGGCCAGTTAAAGAGTGCCATTGAGACGTACACTCAGCTTCTTGCTGTTCTTCAAGTTCATAGTAAAAGTTTTGGTTCTCGGAATAAGCTATTTAAg GACAAAAGAGATCAGATTAGGAATTTGGAAGTTGAAGTATGGCATGATCTTGCTTATGTATACATCAGTCTTTCACAGTGGCGTGACGCAGAGGCCTGCCTTTCAAAATCTCGGGCCATCAAACTATACTCTTCTACTAGATGTCATGCAATAG GTAAAATGTATGAAGCAAAAGGTCTTTACAAGGAGGCTCTAAAAGCATTCCGCGATGCCCTGGACATTGATCCTGACCATGTCCCCAGCTTGATCTCCACTGCCATGGTTCTTAGACATTGCAGTGATCAATTGAATCCTGCAGTCAGAAGCTTTTTGATGGACGCACTGCGGCACGACAGATTTTGTGCTTCTGCTTGGTATAATCTTGGCCTTCTCCACAAGGCTTACGGTACAGAATCAGCATTTGTTGAAGGTGCAGAATGTTTTCAGGCAGCACACTCTCTTGAAGAATCTGAACCAGTTGAACCTTTCAGATGA